The Kitasatospora sp. NBC_00374 genome has a segment encoding these proteins:
- a CDS encoding ABC transporter ATP-binding protein, which translates to MSTVVGLRAAARVEGAVKEYGSGDTRVRALDAVTVDFPAARFTAIMGPSGSGKSTLMHCAAGLDTLTGGRAYLGDTELGALDDQRLTRLRRERIGFVFQAFNLLPTLTVRENVTLPLDLAGRAPDEEWLTTLIEVVGLGGRLHHRPGELSGGQQQRVAVARALAGRPEAVFADEPTGNLDSRTGAEVLGLLRRAVDAMGQSVIMVTHDPTAAGWADQVLFLADGRLVDTMDAPTADRVLDRMKDLDRGEGR; encoded by the coding sequence GTGAGCACCGTCGTCGGGCTCCGGGCCGCCGCCCGGGTGGAGGGCGCGGTCAAGGAGTACGGCTCGGGCGACACCCGGGTCCGGGCGCTGGACGCGGTGACGGTGGACTTCCCGGCCGCCCGGTTCACCGCGATCATGGGGCCCTCGGGCTCCGGCAAGTCGACCCTGATGCACTGCGCCGCGGGCCTCGACACGCTGACCGGCGGCCGGGCCTACCTCGGCGACACCGAGCTGGGCGCCCTCGACGACCAGCGGCTCACCCGGCTCCGCCGGGAGCGGATCGGCTTCGTCTTCCAGGCCTTCAACCTGCTGCCCACCCTGACCGTGCGGGAGAACGTCACCCTCCCTCTCGACCTCGCGGGCCGGGCCCCGGACGAGGAGTGGCTGACCACCCTGATCGAGGTGGTCGGCCTGGGCGGGCGGCTGCACCACCGGCCGGGCGAGCTGTCCGGCGGCCAGCAGCAGCGGGTCGCCGTCGCCCGGGCCCTGGCCGGACGGCCGGAGGCGGTCTTCGCCGACGAGCCCACCGGCAACCTGGACTCCCGCACCGGCGCCGAGGTGCTCGGCCTGCTGCGCCGCGCGGTGGACGCGATGGGCCAGTCCGTGATCATGGTCACCCACGACCCCACCGCCGCCGGCTGGGCCGACCAGGTGCTGTTCCTCGCGGACGGCCGCCTGGTCGACACCATGGACGCGCCCACCGCCGACCGCGTCCTGGACCGGATGAAGGACCTCGACCGGGGTGAGGGCCGGTGA
- a CDS encoding SHOCT domain-containing protein, with protein MYTLLADADGHWPGPWILLIPLFWLAVVAVVVTVARRAGWRRGCGDGPLAVLGRRYANGEIDADEYRARRVVLTEKHQGGAK; from the coding sequence ATGTACACCCTGCTTGCCGATGCCGACGGACACTGGCCCGGCCCGTGGATCCTGCTGATCCCGCTGTTCTGGCTGGCGGTGGTCGCGGTGGTGGTGACGGTCGCCCGCCGGGCCGGATGGCGGCGCGGCTGCGGCGACGGGCCGCTGGCCGTCCTCGGCCGCCGCTACGCGAACGGCGAGATCGACGCCGACGAGTACCGCGCGCGCCGGGTCGTGCTGACCGAGAAGCACCAGGGCGGTGCCAAGTGA
- a CDS encoding MepB family protein produces MTTNLPDPGFWSGAGPRHGDLRAAKELVYDPCGFHCSPPVAEPESADYGAHAFTLDGRGIRFRTGRTTPAKVGQFVTVWQRSADGPIRPFDAGDGVDLVVVSTRDGGRFGQFVLPWEVLRERGVVASGGAGGKRGFRVYPPWAATANRQARGTQAWQLEHFLPIGGDGPGDGPTDLARARALYHR; encoded by the coding sequence ATGACGACGAACCTCCCGGACCCCGGGTTCTGGTCCGGTGCCGGCCCCCGCCACGGCGACCTGCGCGCGGCCAAGGAGCTGGTGTACGACCCGTGCGGGTTCCACTGCTCGCCGCCGGTGGCCGAGCCGGAGAGCGCCGACTACGGGGCGCACGCGTTCACCCTGGACGGGCGCGGGATCCGGTTCCGTACCGGCCGGACCACCCCGGCCAAGGTCGGCCAGTTCGTCACCGTGTGGCAGCGGTCCGCGGACGGCCCGATCCGGCCGTTCGACGCCGGCGACGGGGTCGACCTGGTGGTCGTCAGCACCCGTGACGGCGGGCGGTTCGGGCAGTTCGTCCTGCCCTGGGAGGTGCTGCGCGAACGGGGCGTCGTCGCGAGCGGGGGAGCGGGCGGCAAGCGGGGGTTCCGCGTCTACCCGCCGTGGGCCGCGACCGCCAACCGCCAGGCCCGCGGCACCCAGGCCTGGCAGCTGGAGCACTTCCTGCCGATCGGCGGGGACGGGCCGGGGGACGGGCCGACCGATCTCGCCCGGGCCCGCGCGCTGTACCACCGCTGA
- a CDS encoding response regulator — MIRVLLADDQLLVRAGFRALLEAQPDLAVVGEADDGEQAVRLAAELRPDVVLMDIRMPRLDGLEATRRIGLDPELAAVRVVVLTTFELDEYVFEALRSGAAGFLVKDTEPADLVRAVRVAAAGDALLSPGVTRRLIGEFAARSKRPAEPADAVLAVLTDREREVLALVGLGLSNEDIARRLVVSPFTAKTHVSRAMVKLGARDRAQLVVIAYESGLVRPGWLG; from the coding sequence GTGATCCGGGTCCTGCTGGCCGACGACCAGCTGCTCGTGCGGGCCGGCTTCCGCGCCCTGCTGGAGGCGCAGCCCGACCTCGCCGTGGTCGGCGAGGCCGACGACGGCGAGCAGGCCGTCCGGCTCGCGGCCGAACTGCGCCCCGACGTCGTGCTGATGGACATCCGGATGCCCCGCCTGGACGGCCTGGAGGCCACCCGCCGGATCGGCCTCGACCCGGAGCTGGCCGCCGTCCGTGTCGTGGTGCTGACCACCTTCGAGCTCGACGAGTACGTCTTCGAGGCGCTGCGCTCGGGCGCCGCCGGCTTCCTGGTCAAGGACACCGAACCGGCCGACCTGGTGCGGGCCGTGCGGGTCGCCGCCGCCGGTGACGCCCTGCTGTCGCCCGGCGTCACCCGCCGTCTGATCGGCGAGTTCGCGGCCCGGTCCAAGCGGCCCGCGGAGCCGGCCGACGCGGTCCTGGCCGTCCTGACCGACCGGGAGCGCGAGGTGCTGGCCCTGGTCGGCCTCGGCCTGTCGAACGAGGACATCGCCCGCCGCCTGGTGGTCAGCCCGTTCACGGCCAAGACCCACGTCAGCCGGGCGATGGTGAAGCTCGGCGCGCGCGACCGGGCGCAGCTGGTGGTGATCGCGTACGAGTCCGGGCTGGTCCGTCCGGGCTGGCTGGGCTAG
- a CDS encoding sensor histidine kinase, with translation MTDPQPPWQPPWVRAAKAGWPVALAVLVAVVQVAGSAAAARHQPDRDPLDAFGYALLLLGPALLVLRRRWPAAVTVGATAVTFVYVVAGYPYGPVFLSMLVAFGSAVQLGRRRVVWVCAAAAYAAHLLIGYVVPAGWLGAPSGAPRGWQELGVAAWLLLVLAGAELLRFRRERIAAVREAAAQAERRRVDEERLRMARELHDILAHSISLIHLQAGVALELIDSRPEQARSALVTIKAASKEALGEVRQVLGALRGPAGAAPRSPAPDLGRLDELVDQARHAGLAVTVRTVGPARRAPAGLGLAAFRIVQEALTNILRHSAARTAEVLVDWQDTGLRVRIEDPGPAGAGDADGSGTGLIGMRERASALGGTLAAGPRGAGFRVEAWLPIAPGAATESEAK, from the coding sequence ATGACGGATCCGCAGCCGCCCTGGCAGCCTCCCTGGGTACGAGCCGCCAAGGCCGGCTGGCCGGTGGCGCTCGCGGTTCTGGTGGCCGTGGTCCAGGTGGCCGGCTCGGCCGCCGCCGCCCGTCACCAGCCCGACCGCGACCCGCTGGACGCCTTCGGCTACGCGCTGCTGCTGCTCGGGCCCGCGCTGCTGGTGCTGCGCCGGCGGTGGCCCGCGGCGGTCACCGTCGGCGCGACGGCGGTGACGTTCGTCTACGTCGTCGCGGGATACCCGTACGGGCCGGTGTTCCTCAGCATGCTGGTGGCCTTCGGCTCGGCGGTGCAGCTCGGCCGGCGCCGCGTGGTGTGGGTGTGTGCGGCCGCGGCCTACGCCGCCCACCTGCTGATCGGGTACGTGGTGCCGGCCGGCTGGCTGGGTGCTCCGTCCGGCGCGCCGCGGGGCTGGCAGGAGCTGGGCGTCGCCGCCTGGCTGCTGCTGGTCCTGGCCGGGGCCGAACTGCTGCGCTTCCGCCGGGAGCGGATCGCGGCCGTGCGGGAGGCGGCGGCGCAGGCCGAGCGGCGCCGGGTCGACGAGGAGCGGCTGCGGATGGCCCGCGAGCTGCACGACATCCTCGCGCACAGCATCTCGCTGATCCACCTCCAGGCCGGGGTCGCGCTGGAGCTGATCGACAGCCGGCCCGAGCAGGCCCGCAGCGCCCTGGTGACCATCAAGGCCGCCAGCAAGGAGGCGCTCGGCGAGGTCCGCCAGGTACTCGGCGCGCTGCGCGGCCCGGCGGGCGCCGCGCCGCGCAGCCCGGCCCCCGACCTGGGACGGCTGGACGAGCTGGTCGACCAGGCCCGGCACGCCGGGCTCGCGGTGACCGTCCGCACCGTCGGCCCCGCCCGCCGGGCGCCGGCCGGTCTGGGCCTGGCCGCCTTCCGGATCGTCCAGGAGGCGCTCACCAACATCCTGCGGCACTCCGCGGCCCGGACCGCCGAGGTCCTGGTGGACTGGCAGGACACCGGCCTGCGGGTGCGGATCGAGGACCCGGGGCCGGCCGGCGCGGGCGATGCGGACGGGTCCGGCACCGGGCTGATCGGCATGCGCGAGCGGGCGTCGGCCCTCGGTGGCACCCTGGCGGCGGGGCCGCGCGGCGCCGGGTTCCGGGTCGAGGCCTGGCTGCCGATCGCGCCCGGTGCCGCCACCGAGAGCGAGGCGAAGTGA
- a CDS encoding PhzF family phenazine biosynthesis protein, producing MNDSHSAELLRYAAFTADPAGGNPAGVVLDATGLDAADQLAVAADLGYSETAFLTPAAAGGRAFAVRYFSPRAEVPFCGHATVAAAVALAERIGAGELLFETKAGPVPVLVEAGPDGVLAATLTSVEPHVEPVAAADLTEALAALGWSDGELDPAFPPRVAYAGARHLVLAAATRARLAELSYDFERLAALMTRLDLTTLQLVYRESEHVFHVRDPFPVGGVVEDPATGAAAAALGAYLREVHGVQEAELTLHQGEDLGRPGVLRVELRAGDPRIRVSGTAVPIGPRRG from the coding sequence ATGAACGACTCGCACTCCGCGGAGCTCCTCCGCTACGCCGCATTCACCGCCGACCCGGCCGGCGGCAACCCCGCCGGCGTGGTGCTGGACGCCACCGGCCTCGACGCCGCGGACCAGCTCGCCGTCGCCGCCGACCTCGGCTACTCCGAGACCGCCTTCCTCACCCCCGCCGCCGCGGGCGGCCGCGCCTTCGCCGTGCGGTACTTCAGCCCCAGGGCCGAGGTGCCGTTCTGCGGACACGCCACGGTGGCCGCCGCCGTCGCCCTCGCCGAGCGGATCGGGGCCGGGGAACTGCTCTTCGAGACCAAGGCCGGCCCCGTGCCGGTGCTGGTCGAGGCCGGCCCCGACGGCGTCCTGGCGGCGACGCTGACCAGTGTCGAGCCGCACGTCGAGCCGGTCGCCGCGGCGGACCTGACGGAGGCGCTGGCCGCACTCGGCTGGAGCGACGGCGAGCTCGATCCTGCCTTCCCGCCGCGGGTCGCCTACGCCGGCGCCCGGCACCTGGTGCTCGCCGCGGCCACCCGGGCCCGGCTCGCCGAGCTCTCGTACGACTTCGAGCGGCTGGCCGCGCTGATGACCCGGCTCGACCTGACCACCCTTCAACTGGTGTACCGGGAGTCCGAGCACGTGTTCCACGTCCGCGACCCGTTCCCGGTCGGCGGCGTCGTGGAGGACCCCGCCACCGGCGCGGCGGCCGCCGCCCTCGGCGCGTACCTGCGGGAGGTGCACGGCGTCCAGGAGGCGGAGCTCACCCTGCACCAGGGCGAGGACCTCGGCCGGCCGGGCGTCCTGCGGGTGGAGCTGCGCGCCGGCGACCCCCGGATCCGGGTCAGCGGCACGGCCGTCCCGATCGGGCCGCGCCGGGGCTGA